In a genomic window of Actinomycetota bacterium:
- a CDS encoding 3-deoxy-7-phosphoheptulonate synthase class II produces MTASLQRAHPPVFPWPDLPAYQQPPWPDAAALEVAVNELRLLPPLVFAGECDQLLNRLAAAAEGQAFVLMGGDCAETFEANTADSIRARLQTVLQMAVVLTYAASMPVVKMGRLAGQYFKPRSNPTEIREGVELTSYFGDAVNAIEFDADHRLPDPQRLVRAYNASSSALNLVRAFTQGGYADLRQVHSWNQDFVRDSQAGERYEDMAAGIDRALAFMKACGANPDEFQRVEFYAAHEALSIDYERALTRIDSRTGLPYDVSGHFLWIGERTRQLDGAHLQFAESIRNPVGVKVGPKATPEEVLAIVQRLNPDRQPGRLTLITRMGAAKVREALPPIVKAVEDSGIPVVWICDPMHGNTREAASGHKTRSFNDIIEEVKGFFEVHRALGSHPGGIHIELTGDDVTECVGGTGGVLEADLGDRYETACDPRLNREQSLELAFLVADMLLKR; encoded by the coding sequence ATGACGGCTTCACTCCAACGCGCACATCCGCCGGTTTTTCCATGGCCGGATCTGCCTGCGTATCAGCAGCCGCCATGGCCCGATGCGGCTGCGCTTGAAGTTGCGGTCAATGAGCTTCGACTCTTGCCGCCTCTGGTATTTGCAGGTGAGTGCGATCAACTGCTGAACCGACTTGCTGCTGCCGCTGAGGGGCAGGCATTTGTCCTCATGGGCGGCGACTGCGCCGAGACCTTCGAAGCTAACACTGCAGATTCCATTCGAGCGCGCCTGCAGACCGTGCTGCAGATGGCCGTCGTGCTCACCTACGCGGCTTCGATGCCAGTGGTCAAAATGGGCCGTTTGGCTGGGCAGTACTTCAAGCCGCGCAGCAATCCGACCGAGATCCGCGAAGGTGTTGAGCTGACCTCGTACTTCGGTGATGCCGTCAATGCCATCGAGTTCGATGCCGACCACCGACTTCCTGATCCGCAACGGCTGGTGCGGGCCTACAACGCCTCCAGCTCCGCACTGAACCTGGTTCGCGCCTTCACCCAGGGAGGCTACGCCGATCTTCGCCAGGTGCACTCTTGGAACCAGGACTTCGTGCGGGATTCTCAGGCCGGTGAGCGATACGAGGACATGGCCGCGGGGATTGATCGCGCCCTGGCATTCATGAAGGCCTGTGGCGCAAATCCTGATGAATTCCAAAGGGTTGAGTTCTACGCAGCCCATGAGGCGCTTTCGATTGACTACGAGCGTGCGTTGACGCGCATCGACTCGCGCACAGGTCTTCCGTACGACGTCTCGGGCCACTTCTTGTGGATTGGCGAGCGCACTCGTCAACTTGACGGGGCGCACTTGCAATTCGCCGAAAGCATCCGCAACCCTGTTGGTGTCAAGGTCGGTCCCAAAGCGACACCAGAGGAGGTCTTGGCCATAGTCCAGCGCCTCAATCCTGATCGCCAACCGGGCCGATTGACCCTGATCACGCGCATGGGTGCCGCCAAGGTGCGCGAGGCACTGCCGCCGATCGTGAAGGCCGTCGAGGACTCTGGTATTCCGGTGGTGTGGATCTGTGATCCGATGCATGGCAACACGCGTGAAGCTGCCTCTGGACACAAGACCCGTTCCTTCAATGACATCATCGAAGAGGTCAAGGGCTTCTTCGAGGTGCACCGTGCTCTTGGTTCACATCCCGGTGGCATTCACATTGAGCTCACGGGTGATGACGTTACGGAGTGCGTCGGCGGCACGGGTGGAGTGCTTGAGGCAGATCTCGGTGATCGCTATGAGACAGCCTGCGATCCTCGACTCAATCGCGAGCAGAGCCTAGAACTGGCATTTCTTGTGGCCGACATGTTGCTGAAGCGCTAA
- a CDS encoding 6-phosphofructokinase: MRVGVLTGGGDCPGLNAVIRAIVRRGVADYGYEFVGFRDGWRGPLENVTMPLDIPAVRGILPRGGTILGSSRTNPIKVEGGIERIERNIQDLGIDALIAIGGEDTLGVATVLTEHGFHVVGVPKTIDNDLSGTDFTFGFDTAVMIATEAIDRLHTTAESHHRILICEVMGRHAGWIALHSGMGGGANGILIPEIPFDFEEVVGWVESRFRASYAPILCVSEGALPKGGDLVTKDTTLDAFGHVKLSGIGEWLAKQIEQRTGHEARTTVLGHIQRGGTPTAFDRVLATRFGLNAIAAVKDEAWGTMVALRGTDIVRIPLQEATGVLKTVPMDRYIEASAFFG; the protein is encoded by the coding sequence ATGCGCGTAGGTGTGCTCACTGGTGGCGGGGACTGCCCCGGATTGAATGCTGTGATCCGCGCAATTGTGCGCCGCGGCGTTGCTGACTATGGCTATGAGTTCGTCGGCTTTCGCGATGGTTGGCGGGGTCCGCTGGAGAACGTGACCATGCCCTTGGACATTCCGGCCGTGCGCGGAATTCTGCCGCGCGGCGGCACGATCTTGGGATCTTCGCGGACCAACCCGATCAAGGTCGAGGGCGGAATAGAAAGAATCGAACGCAACATCCAGGATCTGGGCATCGATGCTCTCATTGCCATTGGCGGAGAAGACACCTTGGGTGTGGCAACGGTGTTGACCGAGCATGGCTTTCACGTTGTCGGAGTGCCCAAGACGATCGACAACGATCTCAGCGGTACTGACTTCACCTTTGGCTTTGACACCGCGGTCATGATTGCCACTGAGGCGATCGATCGACTCCACACCACAGCTGAGTCGCACCATCGGATCTTGATCTGCGAGGTCATGGGCCGCCATGCCGGTTGGATCGCCTTGCATTCGGGCATGGGCGGGGGAGCCAACGGAATTCTGATTCCCGAGATCCCCTTCGACTTTGAAGAGGTTGTTGGCTGGGTCGAATCGCGTTTCCGCGCCAGCTACGCGCCCATCCTGTGTGTCTCCGAAGGCGCCTTGCCTAAAGGCGGAGATCTCGTCACCAAGGACACCACGCTTGATGCCTTCGGCCATGTGAAGCTCTCTGGCATTGGTGAGTGGTTGGCCAAGCAGATTGAACAGCGCACCGGGCATGAGGCTCGCACCACGGTCCTGGGTCACATTCAGCGCGGAGGCACTCCCACCGCCTTTGATCGAGTGCTGGCAACGCGATTTGGCCTCAACGCAATCGCTGCAGTCAAGGACGAAGCCTGGGGCACGATGGTCGCCTTGCGCGGCACTGACATCGTGCGAATTCCACTGCAAGAAGCCACTGGAGTACTCAAGACCGTTCCGATGGATCGCTACATCGAGGCCTCTGCCTTCTTCGGCTAA
- a CDS encoding lysophospholipid acyltransferase family protein has product MLYWVLKYVVIGPWLRVLFRPWVEGLKNIPKDTPAILASNHLSFSDSVFIILVTPRHITFLAKSDYFTGRGIKGWVTKKFFRGIGQVPIDRSGGRASHAALLTGAGVLERGDLLGIYPEGTRSPDGTLFRGRTGVARMALESKVPVIPVAMINSYEIQPSGTIWPRLSRVGVRIGEPIDFSQYDGQEEDRFILRSVTDEIMHQVMTLSHQEYVDIYATKAKELIARGLPVDSNDSARED; this is encoded by the coding sequence GTGTTGTATTGGGTGCTGAAGTACGTGGTCATCGGACCATGGCTTCGTGTGCTCTTTCGTCCCTGGGTTGAAGGTTTGAAGAACATCCCCAAGGACACACCGGCCATTTTGGCCAGCAACCACCTCTCGTTTTCAGATTCGGTGTTCATCATTCTCGTGACTCCTCGCCACATCACCTTCCTAGCCAAGAGCGACTACTTCACCGGTCGTGGCATCAAGGGATGGGTCACCAAGAAGTTCTTCAGAGGCATTGGGCAAGTTCCCATTGACCGATCCGGTGGCCGGGCCAGCCATGCTGCATTGCTGACTGGTGCCGGGGTCTTAGAACGCGGAGATCTCCTGGGGATCTATCCCGAAGGCACACGATCGCCTGATGGAACGCTGTTTCGAGGACGCACTGGAGTTGCCCGGATGGCCTTGGAGTCAAAGGTCCCTGTCATCCCCGTGGCCATGATCAATAGCTATGAGATCCAGCCTTCGGGCACGATCTGGCCGCGGCTGAGTCGAGTGGGCGTTCGTATTGGTGAGCCGATAGATTTCTCGCAGTACGACGGGCAGGAAGAGGATCGCTTCATCCTGCGTTCAGTGACCGACGAGATCATGCATCAAGTGATGACCTTGTCGCATCAGGAATATGTCGACATCTACGCAACCAAGGCCAAGGAACTGATCGCGCGCGGACTGCCGGTGGATTCCAATGACAGCGCTCGTGAGGATTGA
- a CDS encoding SRPBCC family protein, protein MAEGTEASIQILAEPAVILAVIADLPAYPEWSQGIEAVEVLETFDGRPIHARFTLDAGILRDVYELAYTWHGRTSVSWTLVKAEVLSAMDGSYELTAADDGSTQVRYQLTVDLRMPMLGMLKRKAEQVVIDTALKGLKTRVETHGSHTR, encoded by the coding sequence ATGGCTGAGGGAACCGAGGCAAGCATTCAGATTCTTGCCGAGCCAGCAGTCATCCTCGCGGTCATTGCTGACCTTCCTGCGTATCCCGAGTGGAGTCAGGGAATCGAAGCCGTTGAGGTGCTCGAAACTTTTGACGGCCGTCCGATCCATGCGCGCTTCACCTTGGATGCCGGCATCCTGCGCGACGTTTACGAGCTGGCCTACACGTGGCACGGACGTACGTCCGTCTCGTGGACCCTGGTGAAAGCCGAAGTGTTGAGTGCGATGGATGGTTCATATGAACTGACTGCCGCAGACGATGGCTCAACACAGGTGCGATATCAACTGACCGTGGATCTGCGGATGCCGATGCTTGGGATGCTGAAGCGCAAGGCGGAGCAGGTCGTTATTGATACTGCACTCAAGGGCTTGAAGACACGGGTGGAGACTCATGGATCTCATACTCGTTAG